One Meiothermus sp. Pnk-1 DNA segment encodes these proteins:
- a CDS encoding PepSY-associated TM helix domain-containing protein, whose translation MVSKAEPSVRKAPHPLQARLYTWARLVHLYASMVSLLVVVFFAATGLLLNHPEWTFGGAQTEQAYTGTLPPGWQSGGQVDWLKTAETLRARYGLKGSVSDHRNDDQQASLSFRAPGYAADAFIQMKDGSYSLRVVQQGPVAVLGDLHRGRDAGAAWSWVVDLSGVFLLLLALTGFVLSLFLRKTRKAAVITALGGAAVVLWLMERAAG comes from the coding sequence ATGGTAAGCAAGGCTGAACCCTCTGTCCGCAAAGCCCCTCACCCCCTGCAAGCGCGCCTGTACACCTGGGCGCGGCTGGTACACCTGTACGCCTCGATGGTGAGCCTGCTGGTGGTGGTGTTTTTCGCCGCCACCGGCCTCCTCCTCAACCACCCGGAGTGGACTTTTGGCGGCGCACAAACCGAGCAGGCCTACACCGGCACCCTACCCCCAGGATGGCAGAGCGGCGGCCAGGTAGACTGGCTCAAAACCGCCGAAACCCTGCGCGCTCGGTACGGGCTCAAAGGGAGTGTCAGCGACCACCGCAACGACGACCAGCAAGCCTCGCTGAGCTTCCGGGCTCCCGGCTATGCCGCCGATGCCTTTATCCAGATGAAAGACGGCAGCTACTCGCTGCGGGTGGTACAGCAGGGGCCGGTGGCGGTCCTGGGGGATCTGCACCGGGGCCGCGACGCCGGGGCGGCCTGGTCCTGGGTGGTTGACCTCTCCGGGGTTTTCCTGCTGCTTTTGGCCCTCACCGGCTTTGTCCTCTCGCTGTTCCTGCGCAAAACCCGCAAGGCCGCCGTGATCACCGCGCTGGGAGGAGCGGCGGTGGTGCTCTGGCTAATGGAGCGTGCCGCCGGGTAA
- the chrA gene encoding chromate efflux transporter: MQGRGWRGVAEVFGVFLRLGLTSFGGPVAHLGYFREEFVRRRGWLDERAYADLVALCQFLPGPASSQVGMAVGLYRAGLGGALAAWLGFTLPSAALLVLFALGVARLEALGSAGWLHGLKVVAVAVVAQAVWGMAQTLTPDRPRLTLAVAAAMLALLLPGSLVQVAIIAASGAAGVWLLRGPVSEGPASLPLQLGRRWGLLFLALFFALLLALPLLCQTPALALFDSFYRAGALVFGGGHVVLPLLQAEVVPPGWVDPQAFVAGYGAAQAVPGPLFTFAAYLGAVNRAGLAPLVGAAIALVGIFLPAFLLVAGTLPFWNRLRGHPGVQAALRGINAGVVGILLAALYTPVWTSAIGSGADFALALGCFTLLAHWKAPPWLVVLLAAGVGGVLG, from the coding sequence GTGCAGGGCAGGGGCTGGCGGGGGGTGGCCGAGGTGTTCGGGGTGTTCCTGCGGCTGGGGCTCACCTCCTTTGGCGGGCCGGTGGCCCACCTGGGCTACTTCCGCGAGGAGTTCGTGCGGCGGCGGGGCTGGCTCGATGAGCGGGCCTACGCCGACCTGGTGGCGCTGTGCCAGTTCCTGCCGGGGCCGGCCAGCTCGCAGGTGGGCATGGCGGTCGGGCTGTATCGGGCCGGGCTGGGGGGCGCGCTGGCGGCCTGGCTGGGCTTCACCCTGCCCTCGGCGGCGCTGCTGGTGCTGTTTGCGCTGGGGGTGGCCCGGCTGGAGGCGCTGGGCTCGGCGGGGTGGCTGCACGGGCTGAAGGTGGTGGCGGTGGCGGTGGTGGCCCAGGCGGTGTGGGGCATGGCCCAAACCCTCACCCCCGACCGGCCCCGCCTCACGCTGGCCGTCGCGGCGGCCATGCTGGCCTTGCTGCTGCCGGGTTCGCTCGTGCAGGTGGCGATCATCGCCGCTTCGGGAGCCGCGGGCGTGTGGCTGCTGCGAGGACCGGTAAGCGAGGGCCCAGCTTCCCTCCCCCTGCAGCTAGGCCGCCGCTGGGGCCTGCTGTTCCTGGCCCTGTTCTTCGCCCTGCTGCTCGCCCTGCCCCTGCTGTGCCAGACCCCGGCCCTGGCCCTCTTCGACAGCTTCTACCGCGCCGGAGCCCTGGTCTTCGGCGGAGGGCACGTGGTCTTGCCGCTGCTGCAGGCCGAGGTGGTGCCGCCCGGCTGGGTGGACCCCCAGGCCTTCGTGGCCGGCTACGGAGCGGCGCAGGCGGTGCCGGGGCCGCTGTTCACCTTCGCCGCCTACCTGGGCGCGGTCAACCGGGCGGGGCTCGCGCCGTTGGTAGGGGCGGCCATCGCCCTGGTGGGCATCTTCCTGCCGGCCTTCTTGCTGGTGGCGGGAACCCTACCCTTCTGGAACCGCTTGCGCGGCCACCCAGGGGTGCAGGCCGCCCTACGGGGGATCAACGCTGGGGTGGTGGGCATCCTGCTGGCCGCGCTGTACACCCCGGTCTGGACCAGCGCCATCGGGAGCGGGGCCGACTTCGCCTTGGCCCTGGGCTGCTTCACCCTGCTGGCCCACTGGAAGGCCCCGCCCTGGCTGGTGGTGCTGCTGGCGGCGGGGGTGGGGGGGGTGCTGGGCTGA
- a CDS encoding GGDEF domain-containing protein — MQRRVSDVMIRDPLVIEGELSVAEAARLMNQHRVGGLPVLVGGQLVGLLTSRDVRAAHPNRLVLDAMRKAPLTISPEASLFEAFEQMQQEEVERLLVVEGERLVGVLTKGTLLYALGASQDPLTGLARADWLRHTLEGYLQEGLDPTLVFADLDGFGSLNKAHGHVAADRALRVLGQLLGNFARAHGGEAFRYAGDEFVLLFPRPRSEVLPLLEKLRQEVRALKVEGLPPLSFSLGVSGGQRHSGRVPENPAATADDLINLASQASTKAKGSAQGWVQVVVEEGG, encoded by the coding sequence ATGCAGCGCCGTGTTAGCGACGTCATGATTCGGGATCCCCTGGTAATAGAAGGTGAGCTAAGCGTGGCCGAGGCGGCCCGCCTGATGAACCAGCACCGGGTGGGCGGCTTGCCGGTGTTGGTAGGCGGTCAGTTGGTGGGCTTGCTCACCTCGAGGGACGTGCGGGCGGCCCACCCCAACCGCCTGGTTCTGGACGCCATGCGCAAGGCCCCCCTGACCATCTCTCCCGAGGCTAGCCTCTTCGAGGCCTTTGAGCAAATGCAACAGGAAGAGGTGGAGCGGCTGTTGGTGGTGGAGGGGGAGAGATTGGTGGGGGTGCTGACCAAGGGCACGCTTCTGTACGCCCTGGGGGCCAGCCAGGACCCCCTGACCGGGCTGGCCCGTGCCGACTGGCTACGGCACACCCTGGAGGGCTATTTGCAGGAAGGCTTGGATCCCACGTTGGTCTTTGCCGACCTGGACGGATTCGGCTCGCTCAACAAGGCCCATGGCCACGTGGCGGCGGACCGGGCCCTGCGGGTGCTGGGCCAGTTGCTGGGGAACTTTGCCCGCGCCCACGGCGGGGAAGCCTTCCGCTATGCCGGGGACGAGTTCGTGCTGCTGTTCCCCCGCCCCCGCAGCGAGGTGCTCCCGCTGTTGGAAAAGTTGCGGCAGGAGGTCAGAGCGCTGAAGGTGGAGGGCCTGCCGCCGCTATCTTTCTCCTTGGGCGTATCTGGGGGGCAGCGCCACTCGGGTCGGGTGCCGGAGAACCCAGCGGCCACCGCCGACGACCTCATCAACCTGGCCAGCCAGGCCTCCACTAAAGCCAAGGGAAGCGCCCAGGGCTGGGTTCAGGTAGTAGTTGAAGAGGGGGGCTGA
- a CDS encoding SDR family NAD(P)-dependent oxidoreductase — protein MKTLIIGATGGIGGALARLLQGRAELWLAGRRAEALAALAAETGGRAAPLELGDELEVAALFEATGPLDLLLYAAGAVARSPLRATPRDRLEEVLTANFLGAFFALKHARFHPGARALFLGAYPAYVEAPGFAAYAAGKRALEGLVNAARKELGREGVKLILVRLPAVATELWAPLGGAPRGALTPDEAARRILAGLEGAGETLEL, from the coding sequence GTGAAGACCCTGATCATCGGCGCCACCGGCGGCATCGGCGGGGCCCTGGCCCGCCTCCTCCAGGGCCGGGCCGAGCTGTGGCTCGCCGGCCGGCGGGCCGAGGCCCTGGCCGCGCTGGCCGCGGAGACCGGGGGGCGGGCGGCGCCGCTCGAGCTGGGGGACGAGCTCGAGGTGGCCGCCCTCTTCGAGGCCACCGGCCCCCTGGACCTGCTGCTCTACGCGGCGGGGGCGGTGGCCCGAAGCCCCCTGCGCGCCACCCCCCGCGACCGCCTGGAGGAGGTCCTCACCGCCAACTTCCTGGGGGCCTTTTTTGCCCTCAAGCACGCGCGCTTCCACCCCGGGGCCAGGGCCCTCTTCCTGGGGGCCTATCCGGCCTACGTGGAGGCGCCCGGCTTCGCCGCCTACGCCGCGGGCAAGCGGGCCCTGGAGGGGCTGGTGAACGCGGCCCGCAAGGAGTTGGGACGGGAGGGGGTAAAGCTCATCCTGGTGCGCCTGCCGGCGGTGGCCACGGAGCTGTGGGCGCCCCTGGGAGGAGCCCCCCGGGGAGCCCTCACCCCCGACGAGGCCGCCCGCCGGATCCTGGCCGGGCTGGAGGGGGCGGGGGAGACCCTCGAGCTATGA
- a CDS encoding subtype B tannase: protein MEKVDRRKVLKAGLGLMAFPPLLSACVPRAGSGYSLDFDPEQYRSATAQVGNQSVRYRAYEGIVYVQKPVDTRYQQMNLYIPEAYFEGKSIGNYDAQSAPIFLPNRVGGYMPAEPGQPGLQTAPGSSGSGPNAILLALARGYVVASPGARGRTNQAGDGSYTGKAPAAIVDLKAAVRYLRHNARRIPGNPERIVSNGTSAGGALSALLGACGNNPDFEPYLKALGAAPARDDIFAVSAYCPITNLEHADAAYEWQFSGVNEYQNQLPSPPSQTGPSFPMPHAPVSGSLSPEQIALSQELKALFPAYVNRLGLRDASGKPLSLNPDGTGSFQDYVAAFLQASAQKALEAGQDLSRVDWVKQQNGRVVGVDFDAYVRALGRMKVPPAFDGLSLENAENELFGSNRDNARHFTRFSQERSKVGGSLAPAEVVRMMNPMSYIGSPATQTARHWRIRHGTADPHTSLAIPIILATRLQNAGYAVDLFLPWGVGHGGDYDLEELFAWIDQIVAAG from the coding sequence ATGGAGAAGGTGGATCGCAGAAAAGTGCTCAAGGCCGGTCTAGGACTCATGGCTTTTCCGCCCCTGCTAAGCGCCTGTGTGCCCAGGGCCGGCTCGGGCTACAGCCTCGACTTCGACCCCGAGCAATACCGCTCGGCCACAGCCCAGGTGGGCAACCAGAGCGTGCGGTACCGGGCCTACGAGGGAATCGTGTATGTGCAGAAGCCGGTGGACACCCGCTACCAGCAAATGAACCTCTACATCCCTGAGGCCTACTTCGAGGGCAAGTCCATCGGGAACTATGACGCCCAGTCTGCTCCCATCTTCCTGCCCAACCGGGTGGGGGGGTACATGCCGGCGGAGCCAGGCCAACCCGGGCTGCAAACGGCCCCCGGATCTAGCGGCTCTGGTCCCAACGCCATCCTGCTGGCCCTTGCCCGGGGCTACGTGGTGGCCTCACCGGGGGCTCGAGGGCGCACAAACCAAGCCGGCGACGGAAGCTACACCGGCAAGGCCCCTGCGGCCATCGTGGACCTCAAGGCGGCGGTGCGCTACCTGCGCCACAACGCCCGACGGATACCCGGAAACCCCGAACGGATCGTCTCTAACGGCACCAGCGCTGGAGGCGCACTGTCGGCCCTGTTGGGCGCCTGCGGCAACAATCCCGATTTTGAACCTTACCTGAAGGCCCTGGGGGCCGCGCCAGCCCGCGACGACATCTTCGCCGTTTCGGCTTACTGTCCCATCACCAACCTGGAACATGCCGACGCCGCCTACGAGTGGCAGTTTAGCGGGGTCAACGAGTACCAGAACCAGCTTCCCTCACCCCCGTCACAGACCGGCCCCAGCTTCCCAATGCCGCACGCCCCGGTTTCGGGCAGCCTCAGCCCCGAACAAATCGCCCTCTCCCAGGAACTCAAAGCCCTCTTCCCTGCCTACGTGAATCGCCTGGGCCTGCGGGATGCCTCCGGAAAACCCCTGAGCCTGAATCCCGATGGCACGGGGAGCTTCCAAGACTATGTAGCGGCCTTCCTACAAGCCTCGGCCCAGAAGGCCCTCGAGGCCGGCCAGGACCTTTCGCGGGTCGACTGGGTGAAACAGCAAAACGGTCGGGTGGTGGGGGTGGATTTTGACGCCTACGTGCGGGCGCTGGGGCGGATGAAGGTGCCGCCGGCCTTCGACGGGCTTAGCCTGGAGAACGCCGAGAATGAACTATTCGGCAGCAACCGGGACAACGCGCGCCACTTCACTCGCTTTAGCCAGGAGCGCAGCAAGGTCGGCGGCAGTCTGGCCCCTGCCGAGGTGGTGCGGATGATGAACCCCATGAGCTACATCGGCTCTCCCGCCACCCAAACCGCCCGCCATTGGCGCATCCGCCACGGCACAGCCGATCCTCACACCTCTTTGGCCATTCCCATCATCCTGGCCACCCGGTTACAAAACGCAGGTTACGCAGTGGATCTGTTCTTGCCCTGGGGGGTGGGGCATGGGGGAGATTACGATCTGGAGGAGCTATTTGCCTGGATCGATCAAATCGTCGCCGCAGGCTAG